GGCCACAGGTACTCGGCGCTCGAGACCACCCCCGCGACCTCGACCTCCACCTCGCCCGCGGCGGTGCTCACGCGCACGCTGTCGCCCGCCTCGAGGCCGAAGGTGTCCGCCATGTGCTCCTCGACCAGTACCTCGCCGGGCGAGGGGTTCGACGCCCCGGACAGCGTCGTGAGGCTCGCGACCGCGGGGGTCCCGTTCGCGGGGTAGCCGACGATGCGGCCGGTCAGCTTGTCCGTCCCACCGGATCCGCTGGTCACGGCCATCGGGAGGTCCGCCTGCACCCGGGTGCGCGTCGCCTGCACGGCAGGGTCGTCCCTGATCTGGTCCGCGTACGCCTGCGGATCGGGAGTCGTCACGAACAGGTCCGGGAAGGACTGGACCACGAAGGCGTTGTCGTAGGAGTCGGTGAGGTTGCGGTAGGCGTTGTTGGACGCGGCGTACAGGGCGATGCCGAGCAGCACCGTCACGACCAGCGCGGTGAACAGCGGCCAGGTCCGGCGGATGTCCCGCCGGAGCTTGCGGCGCAGCGTCGGGTGCCCGCTCACCAGGTGACCTCGTCCGCCGGCCTCGCCTCCTGCTCGGTGATCTCCGCGATGGTGCCGTCGTGCACCCGGACGATGCGATCGGCCATCGTGGCGATGCCGGAGTTGTGCGTGACGATCACGACGCACCGGTCGCCGTCGCGCGCGTCCTGCTGCAACAGGGACAGCACCTGGCGCCCGGTCTCCAGGTCCAGGGCGCCGGTCGGCTCGTCGCACAGCATCAGCCGCGGGTCGGTGACCAGCGCCCGCGCGATGGCCACCCGCTGCTGCTGGCCTCCGGACATCTGGCCCGGGAACGCGTCCGCGCGCTGCGCCAGCCCGACCCCGGACAGGGCGGCGGCGACGTGCTCGTCCAGGGCGTTCAGCTCGCCCCGGCGGGTCAGCTCGGCGATGACACGAACGTTCTCCGCGGCGGTCAGCGTCTGGATCAGGTTGAAGAACTGGAAGATGAAGGCCACGTTGTCCCGGCGTACGGTCGCCAGCTCCTCCGGGTCCTTGTCCGCCAGGTCGACCCCGCCGAGCTCGACCCGGCCGCTGGTCGCGGGCTCGATCCCGCCGGCGACGTTGAGCAGTGTGGTCTTGCCGGACCCGGAGGGCCCCAGGACCACGACGACCTCTCCGGTGCGCAGGTCCAGGTCCACCCCGCGCAGCGCGTGCACCTCGGCATCGCCCTCGCCGTACGTCTTCGTGACCGCCCGCAGGCTGGCGACCGTCGCGCCCGTACCCATGGCGCCTCCCGTCGGCATTGCTAGGGACCAGTCAACACTCCTGAGGCGTCGAACGGATGCCCTGGCGTGGACTGCCCGTCCACAGGCACCGGTGTGCGAGGCCTCGGGCTGGTTGCCGCACTTCTCTGCTCGTCGGGATGCCACGTACGCACGTACGGTGGACGGGGAGGCGGGACGTCATGGACTACGAGTTCCGGCACGGTGAACCGGTCGACGAGATGGTCCGGCGGCTCTGCCGAGAACAGGTGACAGGGTCGAGAGCACTACCGGATGCCGATGTGGACGTGCACGAAGGGGTGCACGAGGCGCGCAAGGCGTTCAAGCGGATCCGGGCTGCGATCCGACTGGTGCGACCGGCTCTGGGGGACAGTTATGCCCTGGAGAACGCGTGGTACCGGGACCGAGCCCGCGCCCTGTCCCCGATCCGGGATGCCTCGGCCCTGCTGGGCACGGTCGAGGAGCTCGGGGAGGTCTTCCGACCAACTGGATCCGGCGTTCGGCGAACGTGCGTGACGGCGCTGGTGAAGCGGCGGGAGGACCTGGCCGAGCGAGACGGCGGCGTCCGACGGCTGGACGCCCTGGTCGATGACCTCGGTGACGCTCGGGAGCGGATCACGGGCTGGACCTCGGACACCGACGGGTTCGAGGCCGTCGGACCTGGCTGGCCAAGACGTACGGGCGTGGACGGGTCGCGGTCACCGCGGCCTTCTACGCCTCCCCCAGCGGCGACAAGGTGCACGAGCTGCGCAGCGCGCCAGTACCACCGGCTCCACATCCGGATCCTCGTTCCGCTGTGGCCGGACCTCCCTGCCGCGGCTGAAGTGCGCACCGGACTGACGGACCTGCTCGGGGACCACCAGGACCTGCACGTCCTCCGGACCACGTTGCGGACGCTCGACCAGCCCTGTGACACCCAGCTCCTGATGGGCCTTGTCGACCGCCGCGTTGGTGAGCTGCGAGCCTGGCGGAGCCCTCGCCCGCCGGATCTTCGCCGAGACCCCCAAGGCTGCCGCCGCACGGGGGGCCTACTGGCAGGTCTGGGAGACCAGCCCGCCGAGCAGCGACCGCCCGGGGCAGCGATCGAGGAATCGGCTGGGCAGGACGCGGTGTAAGGACGGCGGACTCCGGGTACATCCGAGTGACTGACGATCCGAGGGAGGACCGATGCTCAACCGATTCGCGCTCGCGATCAGCTTGGTTCCGGTGTCCGATGAACCTGTCGAGGGCCTTCTATGAGGGCGTCCCGGGGTTCGTGGCCGCGAGGTCAGGAGCGGACCTGTACGACGTCGCCGGCTCCGACGTCCTGCTGTACGAATCCCCGACGGCTGGCACGAACCAGGCCACGCTGATGGGCTTCGAGGTCGACGACACGTCCTTCGACCGGGAGGTGAGCCTGCGTGGCAGGCCGGAATCGACTTCATCACCTTCGACTACGAGGGCGCCAACTGGGAGGACGGCGTCGCCGTGATGGACGGAACCAAGTCCGTGTGGTTCGCCGACCCGGACGGCAACATCCTGGCCGCGTCGTCAGGGATCATCGCCGACTAGGAGTGAACCTCAGGCCTTGCTCGACCGTCGCCCGCCGCCGGGAACCACCTGGGCACAGCACAAGTCCAGGACGTGCTGCATGAGATCGGCCGCGGGGAAGCGTGCACCGTGACCTTGCGGACTACCCCGGCTGCTCCCGGCGGGGGTGGCTCTAGGACGACGGCGTAGGTCTACCTCGGCTTGCCCTGCAGCAGACAGGTACCCGCGCAGAGAGGACATGCCATGCCGTCAACCAGGCAGACGCCCACCACGCAGACACTTCCGATGGACAGCTCGGCGATGACGCGCACGTTCTCGGCCGCGGTCAGCGTCTGGATCAGGTTGAAGAACTGGAAGATGAACGCGACGGTGTCGCGCCGCACCGTCGCCAGCTCCTCGGGGTCCTTGTCGGCCAGCTCGACCCCGCCGAGCTCGACCCGGCCGCTGGTCGCGGGCTCGATCCCGCCGGCGACGTTGAGCAGCGTGGTCTTGCCGGAGCCGGAGGGCCCCAGGACCACGACGACCTCCCCGGTGCGCAGCTCCAGGTCCACCCCGCGCAGCGCGTGCACCTCGGCGTCGCCCTCGCCGTACGTCTTGGTGACCGCCCGCAGGCTGGCGACCGTCGCGCCCGTACCCATGGCGCCTCCCGTCGGCATTGCTGGGGACCAGTCAACACTCCTGAGGCGTCGAACGGAGGCCTTGGCGTGGACTGCCCGTCCACAGGCACCGGTGTGCGAGGCCTCGGGCTGGTTGCCGCACTTCTCTGCTCGTCGGCACGCCACGTACGCACGTACGGTGGACGGGGAGGCGGGACGTCATGGACTACGAGCTCCGGCACGGTGAACCGGTCGACGAGATGGTCCGGCGGCTCTGCCGAGAACAGGTGGACAGGGTCGAGAGCACGTTGACCGATGCCGACGTGGACGTGCACGAGGGGGTGCATGAGGCGCGCAAGGCGTTCAAGCGGATCCGGGCTGCGATCCGACTGGTGCGACCAGCTCTGGGGGACAGTTGTGCCCTGGAGAACGCGTGGTACCGGGACCGAGCCCGCGCCCTGTCCCCGATCCGGGATGCCTCGGCCCTGCTGAGCACGGTCGAGGAGCTCGGGGAGGTCTTCTCCGACCAACTGGACCCGGCGTTCGGCGAACGTGCGCGGACGGCGCTGGTGAAGCGGCGGGATGACCTGGCCGAGCAAGACGGCGGCGTCCGGCGGCTGCTGGACGCCCTGGTCGATGACCTCGGCGACGCTCGGGAGCGGATCACGGGCTGGACCCTCGACACCGACGGGTTCGAGGCCGTCGGACCCGGGCTGGCCACGACGTACGGGCGTGGACGGGCCGCGGTCACCGCGGCCTACGCCTCCCCCAGCGGCGACAAGGTGCACGAGCTGCGCAAGCGCGCCAAGTACCACCGGCTCCACATCCGGATCCTCGTTCCGCTGTGGCCGGACCTCCTCAAGCCGCGGCTGAAGGCGGCGCACCGACTGACGGACCTGCTCGGGGACCACCAGGACCTGCACGTCCTCCGGACCACGTTGCGGGACGAGCCGCAGCTGCTCGACCAGCCCCGTGACACCCAGGTGCTGGTCGGCCTTCTCGACCGCCGGCAAGCAGAGCTGAGAGCCCGGGCGGAGCCCCTCGCCCGCCGGATCTTCGCCGAGACCCCGAAGGCCGCCGCCGCGCGCTGCGGCGCCTTCTGGGAGACCTGGTCCCGGGGGTTGGTGCGGGGACGGCTCAGGGTTCAGCAGGCGCCGTTCACGTCCACGTCGGTGCCGGCCGCCCGCACCACCAGACCCGCCTGCTCCACCCTGACGTCGGTCGGATCGAGGTCGAAGGGCAGGTCCTGCAGGTCGCTGTCCAGTCGGGACACCGCGTCCACGATCTCCGTGGGGATCCGGTCGCCTGCAACGGGGCTGCCGAAGAGCAGAACGTCGCGCAGGTCGAAGCGCAACCGTCCCTCGGCGAAGCGGGGCGCGAGCCGGAACTGCACCGGCGTCGAGTCGTCCATCCCCGTCACGACGAGCGCGCCATCGCCGACCGCGACGTCCCAGCCCCTCCCTGCCACCGCCCGCAGGTCAGCGGGGGACACGGTGGCGACCAGCTCCACCCTCCCCGCGGTACGGGGCTGCGAGGTGGAGACGTCGTACAGGTCCAGCACGACCGAGTCGAGTGGCGCACCCCGGTCCCTGACGTCGTCCAGCGTGACCGTCACGCGGTTCAACCGTCCTCTCGCCAACTGCGTCAGCAACGGGAAGTCGTGCAGTTCGGTGCTGATCGACGCGGAGGCGCAGCCCGCCTCGGCCACGCCGTCGCTGATGGCACGCGCGGCAGCAGTTGCGACGCCACGGTCGACGATGGCGAGAAGAACGACGAGGCCCAGGGCCGCTGACCCCCAAACCACACCCCGCGTGCGCATACGCCCGCCCTCGTCACGCGGTTCTCGACGGCCGCCGGGGGTCGGCGCCGAGGCGTCCCCGTACCGGTGCGGAGTGGGCCGTCATGCTGCGAGGGTCTCATCCCGAGCGGGTGACGGGATCCGTCGGCTCGCTGGCGCGAGCCTCCTCCCGATTCCCGGCGACCTCCGTGAGCGGGTGACGGGAATCGAACCCGCACTGTCAGCTTGGGAAGCTGATGTTCTGCCATTGAACTACACCCGCGTGCCGCCGGGACGGCGCCTCGGGGGGCGGCCGTCCCGAAGGACGAGGAGAAGTATGCCGTACCCGCGCATCCCGATCGCCCGCCAGGGGCTTCCCGTGCAGGCGGGGTCTGCCCTACCGTCCGCGATGGGGCGACCCTGGGGGTCGCATGTGCGAGAGGGGCAACGATGGCGATGTGGCAGGCAGGGACCCGGCGCCGCACCGCGGCGACGGTGCTGCTGATCTCGGCGCTGGCGGTGGTGCCGGTCGCGGTCGTGGGACCGACGGCCGCAGCGACGCCGGTGACCGCGCCCGCGGCCGTGCCGGTCGCGCGCCCGGCGGCGCTCACCCCTGTCCGGGTGTCGCTGACGTTCGAGGCAGCCCGGGCCAAGGTCGGCACCCGGGTTGACTTCACCGTCCGGGTCCGTCCGTACCCGTCGGACGTGGCCTACCGGTCGGTGAAGATCCAGTACCGGGACGGCGCCGGCTGGCGCACCCTCGGGTCGCTGAAGATGCGCCGCGACGGCACGGTGTCCGCGTGGGTCTCCAAGGAGACCCCCGCGGTGCGGTCGTACCGCGCCATCTTCCCCGCCACCCCGGAGACGGCCCGCGGCATCTCGCCGGTGCGCACCATCACCTGGTACCGGTAGTCGGGCAGCCCTCGCGGTCGGCAACGACGCCGTCCGCGTCACCACAATGACGGGATGACGTCCTCCGGCGGCGCACCCATACGCGCCGACACCCGACCGCCGGCCCTGACCCCCGTCGTCACCGAGGTGCTGCGCGCGCGTGGCCGAGGACTGGTCACCACGTCGCAGGTCATCCGCATCACGGTCGCGACGACGGTGTCGTACATGCTCGCCGCCCGCTACAGCCAGACCCCGCTGCCCCTGTTCGCGCCGGCCACGGCGCTCGCGGTCGTGCAGTCGTCGACGTTCGTCACGCTGGGGATGGCCGCGCAGTACGTCCTCAGCACCGCCGCCGGCGTCCTGCTCGCCACGCTGTGGGTCAATGCCGTCGGGACGTCCTGGTGGTCCTTCGCATTCGCGATGCTCGTGGCGCTGCTGGCCGCGCGGAAGCTGCCGCTGTCCATCACCGGCCAGCTCCAGATCCCCGTCACCGTCCTGTTCGTCATGGTGATCGGGCCGTCGGTCCTGCACACCGACGTGTGGCGGGTCATCGACGTACTGACCGGCGGGTTCATCGGCGTCGCGGTGATGATGCTCCCGCCGCCGCGGGCGCGGATGGGACCGGCGCGCGCCGCCCGAGACGCCTGGGCCGCCGGGATCGCGAACGTCCTCGACGCCCTCGCGACCGAGATCGGCACCTACGACCGCCCGCTGGCGACCGGGGAGCGGCACCGGTTCTCCGCCGCCACGTCCTCGTTGCGGGGCCTGACGCTGCGGGCCCGGGAGGCGTACGACGAGGCCGTGGACAGCGCCCGCTTCAACCCGCGGGGGCGCAGGGCCGGCAGCGAGCTGGACCGGCTGTCCGCGCAGGTCCGCTGGCTGAACAGCGTCACCGTCCAGGTCCGTGCGCTGTCGTCGGCGTACGACCGGTTCTACGACCGACCCGGCCTGCCGCCGGTGCTGCCCCCAGCCACGGCCGGCCACCTGCTGCGGGCTCTGGCGGAGATGGTGCGGGTCGTCGCCGCGGAGGGCCCCGCGCCGTGCGAGGTGCGCTCGCACCTGCTGCGCCAGGAGATCCGGGACGCGCTGGCGCAGGTCACCCGCGGCTACCAGGTGGACGTCGTCCTGCAGAGCATCACCGCGCTGGGCCGCATCGACTCGCTGCGGCGCATCATCGCCGCGGGCCCGCCGTACGGCGTGGTGCCCGACGAGCTGGCCGACGATGTCGACGAGCAGGACGACCCGTTCTCCTCGCCGCAGGAGGACCTGCCGGACCGTGCCTGACCGCGCGCGGGGACCCCGGTAGCCTCCGGGGCGTGCTGCTCTCCGACCGTGACATCCGGGCCGAGGTCGCCGCCGGCCGGGTCGTGCTCGAGCCGTTCGACGACGCGATGGTCCAGCCGTCCAGCGTCGACGTGCGGCTGGACCGGTACTTCCGGGTCTTCGAGAACCACCGGTACCCCCACATCGACCCGTCCACCGAGCAGGCGGACCTCACCCGGCTCGTGGAGCCCGAGGGCGAGGAGCCGTTCATCCTGCACCCGGGCGAGTTCGTGCTGGCGTCGACGTACGAGGTCGTCACGCTGCCCGACGACGTCGCCGGCCGGCTGGAGGGCAAGTCGTCGCTGGGGCGGCTGGGCCTGCTCACCCACTCCACCGCGGGTTTCATCGACCCCGGGTTCACCGGGCACGTGACGCTGGAGCTGTCCAACGTCGCGACCCTGCCGATCAAGCTGTGGCCGGGGATGAAGATCGGCCAGCTGTGCCTGTTCCGGCTGTCGTCGCCGGCGGAGCACCCGTACGGGTCGGCGGTGTACGGCTCCCGCTACCAGGGCCAGCGCGGCCCCACCCCCAGCCGCTCCTTCGCCAACTTCCACCGCACCCCCCTCTGACCCACCTCCGCTCCTCCGCTCACCCACCCGCGCCCCGCCGCGGCCCCCCATGGCGACGGAATGAGTCCAGGCGTTGCTTGGAGCCGATTTCGGGCTCACAAGCAACGCCTGGACTCATTCGGCCGGGGAGGGCGGGTACGTC
The nucleotide sequence above comes from Candidatus Nanopelagicales bacterium. Encoded proteins:
- a CDS encoding ABC transporter ATP-binding protein; the protein is MGTGATVASLRAVTKTYGEGDAEVHALRGVDLDLRTGEVVVVLGPSGSGKTTLLNVAGGIEPATSGRVELGGVDLADKDPEELATVRRDNVAFIFQFFNLIQTLTAAENVRVIAELTRRGELNALDEHVAAALSGVGLAQRADAFPGQMSGGQQQRVAIARALVTDPRLMLCDEPTGALDLETGRQVLSLLQQDARDGDRCVVIVTHNSGIATMADRIVRVHDGTIAEITEQEARPADEVTW
- a CDS encoding ATP-binding cassette domain-containing protein encodes the protein MGTGATVASLRAVTKTYGEGDAEVHALRGVDLELRTGEVVVVLGPSGSGKTTLLNVAGGIEPATSGRVELGGVELADKDPEELATVRRDTVAFIFQFFNLIQTLTAAENVRVIAELSIGSVCVVGVCLVDGMACPLCAGTCLLQGKPR
- a CDS encoding DUF2993 domain-containing protein, translating into MVWGSAALGLVVLLAIVDRGVATAAARAISDGVAEAGCASASISTELHDFPLLTQLARGRLNRVTVTLDDVRDRGAPLDSVVLDLYDVSTSQPRTAGRVELVATVSPADLRAVAGRGWDVAVGDGALVVTGMDDSTPVQFRLAPRFAEGRLRFDLRDVLLFGSPVAGDRIPTEIVDAVSRLDSDLQDLPFDLDPTDVRVEQAGLVVRAAGTDVDVNGAC
- a CDS encoding FUSC family protein, which codes for MTSSGGAPIRADTRPPALTPVVTEVLRARGRGLVTTSQVIRITVATTVSYMLAARYSQTPLPLFAPATALAVVQSSTFVTLGMAAQYVLSTAAGVLLATLWVNAVGTSWWSFAFAMLVALLAARKLPLSITGQLQIPVTVLFVMVIGPSVLHTDVWRVIDVLTGGFIGVAVMMLPPPRARMGPARAARDAWAAGIANVLDALATEIGTYDRPLATGERHRFSAATSSLRGLTLRAREAYDEAVDSARFNPRGRRAGSELDRLSAQVRWLNSVTVQVRALSSAYDRFYDRPGLPPVLPPATAGHLLRALAEMVRVVAAEGPAPCEVRSHLLRQEIRDALAQVTRGYQVDVVLQSITALGRIDSLRRIIAAGPPYGVVPDELADDVDEQDDPFSSPQEDLPDRA
- the dcd gene encoding dCTP deaminase, with the protein product MLLSDRDIRAEVAAGRVVLEPFDDAMVQPSSVDVRLDRYFRVFENHRYPHIDPSTEQADLTRLVEPEGEEPFILHPGEFVLASTYEVVTLPDDVAGRLEGKSSLGRLGLLTHSTAGFIDPGFTGHVTLELSNVATLPIKLWPGMKIGQLCLFRLSSPAEHPYGSAVYGSRYQGQRGPTPSRSFANFHRTPL